The DNA window AGACAGCAGCGGTGAGCGCTGTCCCCGGGCCGGCCGTGTGAGTGCTCTTGCTGCCGCAgcgctgctcctgctgccttgggGCCGAGTCCCCGCGTGCTGCTGCCGTCACCAACACGCCAGAAGCCCGAGAGACAGCTGaggggttgttttgggttttttttctccattactGCTCTttaaagcagctctgtgggggaAGCGGAGCCGGGGAGGACTCGCACTGGCAGAACTCGGCAGTGCCTGTGACCAACCATGGCCTGGCTCTGTctgggctgggggtgtcccTTTTCCTCACTGTCAGAGGAAGCTCTCTCTGTCCGTCGGGGAGGGGGAGTGGTGTTGGAGGAACCTCTGGCAAAAGCTGCCTCCCAGGTAGAGGGAACGGGATGGATTTGTGTCAGACCAGCTGATTTCCCTCTTTCTGCCTTCAGTCAGCTGCTGTGTGAGACAAGTGAAGGATTTTCCCAATGGGTTGTGGCTCCAGGGCAAAGCAGCCTGAGCTCCGGGGGCCTCAGGGGTTCATACAGGCCCTCACAGTGCTGGCTTGGCCCATGAAAAGCTGCATCAAGCTTCCCTGTTGCCCTTCAGAGGTGCCCCATGTCCTCTGTCTCGGAGCATTGTcccagcagagctttgctgcGATGGGTAacctgctatttttaaaaacgCCGTGTGCCCCTGAGCCGGGTGAGCGGGGGATttccagggcaggcagagcacagctcGGCTTTGGAGGCACAGCTCCTCACTGATAATGCTCTGCTGTTGCAGCTCCGAGCCTGAAACCACTTCAGagccaaagaaaacacaaaagagaTCTCAGCAAGAGGCTTAAGAGAATCCAAAAACACGCGTTGGATGTGCATCCAAATACCTTAGTGGGGGGAGCAGCAGGTTAAAGGGCCTTTTGGGAATGGGCTGAGGAGACAACACAGTGCTTGTGCCTGGAGGACAAAGTGCTCAGGCTCGGGTGGGGTATGTTATGAAGCTGGGTTTAGTGAGTTGGGAGATGGGCTGCACTGACAGGCAGTCCCAGGCCCTGGGGAGGTGTCACAGCTCCGTTCTCTccagcctggatgtggcactggggaggagATACATCCAGGCAAGCTGCCACTCAGGCAGGGTGAGAGCATACCAGTGGGTGACCCTGGTTGGGGTCCCATTCTCgccctgctccaggctgcccctccccagcacagttTGCTGACCCACCACAGCTCTTCCGTGAGCTCATGGCCTTGGTCACCAACCCAGAATAGGAGTTTGTGCTGAGCACGGTGCTCAGGGCAGAGACTCAgcctctccccccacccctgcaaCCCGAACCCCTGACTTCCACCACCGGTGATTTTGTCATCCGTGCTTGTTTGTTCctccttgtttcctttttttcttttccaagaaaacattGCTGCGATGTTTATGTAGCTGCAGGGCACGAATCCACATCAAGGCTTGTATTTATATCCCACCTGGGAAGGGCGGTTGCATCAGCACATTTTGTAAAACGTTGAGCAAAGCAGCCCTTGCTGCAGGAAATGGTTTTTCTTCACACCAGATTGCCTCACCGCTCTGTgccttcccagcagtgctggatcATGGAGAAGGCTCCTGGGGTTCTCCTGGGGGATCTCTCCATGCTGGGGTTGCAGTGAGCTGGGGTAGCTTCCCACCAGGCATCTCTCTGGCCCCTCTACCCTGCACCAGGGCTTGCTGGGCCACTGGTACTTACACAAGGAGCAGCATCCCTCCGGTGCTGTCTGTTCCTGTTGGGATCCCCACTTCCCAGAGCCCTGGAGTGGGTGGGAGTGCCATAGGATAACGCCTGTGTTCCGTGGCCACCAAGGCTGTGGCTGAAGCCATGGCCTCAGCCATAATGCCACCCTTGGGCTCGAGCAGGGCACtcctgggagaggcaggagccaTTCCCAGTGGCTCCTGAGAGGCTGGAAGAGCCCATGGAAGCCTGTGGTCTCACATGGTCCTCTCGGCACGGGGCAGCTTGCTGGCCCTGGTTCTGCCTGCCAGCCTagaaggtgctgctggtggctgtgccctgggcacagAGTGACTCTCCCTGTGTGTCCTGTCTGTCCCACAGCCTCCTGCACCCCTACCCACTGCCAGAGCGATGCCTGTGCCAAGCCATGCGCTTCCTCTCCCATGTGTCTTGTCTTGCTCCCCTGTCAGAGCCATGGCTGCCATTCCTGCAAGGCTTTGGGACCATCAGCAGCCTTTCCAGGATGCGTTTGGAGCTGCTGAATGCAAACAGCTGGCTCCCCCGTGCCTGCCAgaactgctgctcctgctgctggatgtttttttttccccttctggaGGGAACCTGTGGCTTCCTTCCCAGACCCTGAGACCTCGGAGCCACGGTCCAAGGCCACTGGCTTCCACCCTCTCCCGTGCTGCTGATTCATCACTGCTGGTTAGTTAAAAAATGGTAATCAGCAAATTACTGaaatataagtaaaataaacaagGTGGGCAGAGAACTGTGTGTGTTGCAGGGCCCCAGAGGCCTCGGGTATGTGCTGTGCCGGGctcttcccattccctgtgctcaccccctgtgccagccttTGCCCAGATAAGCTCCCCTGAGCGAGGGGTCAGTACCCAGCACTGCCTTGGGGctcccaggctctgccagccctgcagtcCTGCCCATGACTGGTCCGGggaggctgctctgctcagtccccctccctcctgccccatggGAGAAGGTCACTAaaccccagggctgagcaggcaAGCTCTGGGGTCACTGCCCActctgagcagctcccagccaggtGCTCTTCAGCCCTTCTTCCaccctggcagcacagcagctctctcCATCCCggtgctcctgcagcccaggggttgccttcctccccttccacaATGCCTGGTTTTGAAAGGTTATGTGGCCATGGCAGCTCCCGGAGGGCATCCAGGCCGTGTGTGCCATTCCCGGGCTGCCTGGGCTTTGTCCATATGCCTGTGTTGACAACTGAGCCGCTCTGAGTTAATTTGGCAGCAAGCTCTAGAACAGTTGTCAAATGTTTTACTGAAACCCGAGCGTGTTGCATCCACCGCCCTTCCTTCTGCTTCGCGCAGTTTACAATTAAATACCACCAGTTTTGCCCATATTCCACCTTCCACAAACCCCCGCTCCTTATTCCCGAGCCTCTCCGTCGCTGGCAGCCGCGGATTCCTGTCGCCGCGTTGTCCCCTCGCGCGGGCACGGGCAGGCAGGTTCCCCGTCATTGTCACAATCGCTGCTCTTCCTGTTTTAGCAGGCAGCTGCCGTGCCTGTGTCACCGTTGTCAGGCACAAAGCGCTGCCCACccgtgctgtgctgtgccactgaTGGCCCAACACAGCTGCTGTGCCCTCCGGAGCTGGCGGCCACccagccccctcctgccccgctcatctcccagctcctgcctcgCCCCCATGAGGTGCCTCCACGGGGCTGATCCTGCAGGTCACCCCAAAGCGGATGCTGAGGGGGTGACAGTTGTGGGGGTGCCCATGAGCCCCCCCTTCCCAAAGGTACCATGAGTGACCTGGACCCTTGTACCCCTCTCACCTGCCTGAAcaccctgtgctcctgctcccgGCAGGTGGGAAAGTTTGGTAGAGCAAAGGTTGGTCAAAGGTGGAGGTAGAAGCTGAGGCGGGAGGAGGGTCAAGGGATGGGACGGAGTTTGCAGCAAAGCAAGTCCTGAAGCACAAGAGCCCTGCAGCACTTGGCTGTGTCACTGTGCTGGCCACTGGCCCTGGTGCCCAGTAAACGGAGCTCTGGGTGGGACCCCAACAGGTCTGGGGAGGGGTTCCCAGGGTGTGCAGTGGCTGGGGAGGGCACGGAAGGTGATGTCCCAGCCCAGCGCAGGGAGGTGACTGTGCCACCCACCTGTGTGCCCGGAGCAGGTGTGGCAGCCAGGGGATCTGTCatgtgtgttttgctgctgggaggggtGGTGACACGGCAGTGCTGGtttcagtgcctgcagggaggggtgAGCCGCCCAGTGACACCGGCCACGTCATCCTCACCCAGACAGGAgactgtgggagcagcagcacgggggctggggggcagcagggctgagggggcaGAACACCACCTCCTGCCCCGGGCAAACAGGGATGAGAGGCTTGAAAGAAACTGGTGCTGAGGGGTGGGGAGTTCCCCAGGTGAGGcaagggacaggcagggacaggcaaggAGCTGAGCAGGTGCATCCACAGAGCTTGGGGTAGGCAGGGAAGGGGTGCAAGGCCAGGCACCGGTGGTGCTGGAGCGCTGCAGGGCCGTGGCATGTGGGGTGGTTTGCCAGGAAGGGTCCTGGGACCAGCTGGAGGCTGCAGTCCCAGCCCACGCGGGGCCCGGCACCGGGGCAGCACATACGGGAAGTGTGTGCAGGAATGTTGTTTCTGTCTGGAGCCCTTGAGCAGGAGTGATGGGGCTCCAAGCCTCtgatgcagagctgctccctgtgccctaCCCTGCTCCTGTGCCAAGCATCCCCATGCCTGGGTCACCATGCACACCACAGGCCAGGTCAGCCAGTGCCGGGGTGTTGGCTCCACTCCTTGGCCACGGAATGCTGCAGAGCCCatggcacaggagcagggatgggctcAGAGCAGGGGGGCTGGCAGCTGCTTGGCTTGGCTGGTAACACACACTGGTGCCCTGCCTGCCGGCTGGGGAGtctggctgtggcactggctCTCCCTGTGGCATCTGCCAAGTCCAAGTGCTCCCTTCTCTCTGCACAGGTTGTGTTCCCTCTGTGACCGGCGCTTGATCTTCCTGACCCGGTGCTGTCTCACCCGCACAAGATGCTGACTCTCTCCCACCCCACTTCCCCTTGCCACTGTGCTCCTGCCCGGCCCCTCACGCTGGTAGAGTGCCCTATACCATCCACACACCTGGGCCTGTCCTCCTCTCCTGTGCCTCCCTGAGCCCTGCCCAGGGTGCCCAGCTCCTCAATTCTCACCCCCAGCTCCTCAGTTCTCCAACACCTTTGTCACCCTGGTGCACCCCGTGGCTGCGGCTGTTCGACCTCTTCCCTGGCCAGCTGGTGCCATGTTCCCTCCCTGGCTGACCtgcacaagaggaaaaaagctggGGAGGGTCCATGCTCTGGCTCCATACAATATCCCCAGTTGTCACTGCTGGCCCAACCAGCACTTCCCAGTAGGAGACCTGAAGCCACACAGAGATGTCACTGTGTCCTGTCAGCTCCTGCCCCGGGCAGGGATCCAGGCAGGCAACCTGCCCCCTCTGGGGTCCCAGACCAGTTTTCCCACAGAGGGTCTTCACGAGGGTGGCCGTGAGTAAGGGcgtgggaaggggctgtggtGGCTGTTCCTTCCCCTTTTGGGAGAAGCAGTGGTGACAGGCAGCCTCGTGGCTCGGGCAGTGTCTGGGAGGGAGGAtgtctgtgtggttttttccatCTCACTTGTCTTTTTGGAGGTCCTGGGAGTAAACAGGGCCACaggcagcccaggctgggcacagctccTGGGGTCCCTGCCAGCCACAGCCCTCCCCTACCTGTAGCACTGCCCCTGGTCACCTctgccctcctctccctccatccGCAGCATCCCTCCACATGTGCCCATGCCAAGGGACCTGTGCCTTGCCCCAGGTCCCAAGTCAAGCTGGCCCAGGCAGCCTTTCATGGTGTTCATACCAGCAGTGCCAAGCCCATCCCACAGTGTTCCCTGCCTGGTATGGAgagtgccagcactgccagacaCGGGGGTTTCCCTGCTGcccttgccctgctccctgccgAGCCTCCAGAGAGTCACCAGAAAATCCCCCGGGATGATGCCAGGAGGAAGCTGGTGAGCGGGACCATGAGTCAgtgggagcagccaggctgagggcagagctgtggtcaGCAACCCCCCACCGGGACTCCCACTGCCCCAGGGCTGGCCAGGATGGGGAGCACGGTGTGTGGGGCACTGGCTCTTGGCTCCTCCTGCCATtgcttgctccaagcccccactcttcctcccagcccccttcctgccagtgctgctctgagctgctgggcCGTGGCTCTGCCCATGGGAtgccccaggcagcacagcaccatGGTGTGTTGTGGGGGTGCCATGGCAGTATGCCCACgctgtgggagctgtggctCCTGCATGTGGTGGAAATGAGGGATGGGAATAGCATGAGAAAGGCTCAGGGATCTGCCACAGCgacagagaggacagagccagATCTGACCCTCTGGCTGCATCCGGGAGCTGGCATCAAATGTCAGCTTTCCTGAGCTGCCCTGGGGGTTCTTTAGCACCCAGCTCCATCAACAGTTCTGTGCTGTGGGCTGAGATCCTGGCAGCCTGGAGAGCGGAGAATGTGGAGCAGTGCCTGCTCCCCAACATGCCTCAGGATTCATCAGCTGCAGCAGGTTATTGGAGCCCCCTCCTTGCCTCGGCTGATGGCcgggcagggagcacagggagccgctgcctcctgcctggcaAAGAGCTGGGCCATGCACAGGGGCAAGGGGGGCAGGCTGAAGGGGGCAATGGGATGACCTGGCTGTGGGGTCCCTGGGCTGTGTCCCGCTGTGAGGGATGCTTGGCTGGTTGTGTTTCTCACACTGGGCACAGGATGGTGGCTGCTTGTGGAGCAACATCCTGCGCCAGGGAACAGGGGCTGCTCTTGCAGGACTGTGGTGGGGAGTGAGGCAACCCCCTGATTTCTCACTGTTGCTTCCTCCCGGCAGGGCTCACAGCGCTGGGAGCTCTCTGTGCCGTGGCCCTGAGCTACATCCTGCCAGAACCAGGCACCTGGCAGGTGATACTGCCCCAGAGATGATCCCTCCCTTGGGCATTGGGGTTCCTCTGCAAGGGTACAGGGAGTGTGGCCCCCTCCTCTCACcatccccagctgtgctgggtgcCAACATAACCTGCTTATCCTCTGGCTGGGCCAGGAACTGCTGGTTCGGCTCAACCAGAGCTGGGGTGATAGGGGGAGTGGGTGGCTGCTGGGATACAGTCTGGGGTTGTTGGGAGCCAGGAGAACAGGCATCAACAGGAATGGAGGGAACAAGAAGATGCTCCTGACAAAGCCAGTCGAGGAGCCCGTGGGGCCCTGTGAGCCCGGGTTAGtgagagctggggcaggggatCCAGCCTGGGACCTGTGTCTCAGGCAGCattgctgggctgcagcagtcCTCCCTCCCCCCCGCTGACGCTGCGCCTTGCTCTCTGCCATCTGTTTTCCCCTTGCTCCTCATCCCTGTTTGCTTTCCCCTTCACCGCTCCTGTTCCCACAAGCGTCGGCACTTtgggagaagcaggaaaacaccATCCCATGGCAAGGTCTGTGCTGTGCGGGGTGggaatctgagtcagcagcaCCCTGcggagcagcacagggaggataGGGCACCCCCATGTCCCATGGCACCAGATGGAGTGTCCCCatgcccagagctgctcccgGGCAGGCACTGCCCCTGGTCCCCTGAGGATCTGCCAGTTGGCTGCTGACATGTGGACTTAGAGGTACCATGGGGTGAGGAGCCACTGGGATCTCCGGTGCTGGAAACACTCTGACCCACTGGGGTGATGCAGCTgtggtggggacatggggacgGATGCAGTGTCCTGGTAGGGGTCCAAGCTTCCAGCTCTTGGGTAGGTGGGTTGCAGGCACTGGGGCTCAGGCAGGGGTTCTGCTGTTGGTTCTGCCCCCATGCCCACTCAGGCCCCCATGGGTCTGCCTCTGGCACCATCAGCCCTTGGCCAGCCAGCCAAGCTCAGTGTGATGACACAGCTGCAGGGTCCTGAGCACCCAGCCAGCCCCCAGTGaccccctcctgtccccacagccaccaCAGTCTTGGGGccagcagggcagtgccctgtgcagggcagccCCACAATCCTGTCCTTGCGTGGCTGCAGGATGCAGTGTGTTTAGTAAACAAGGTGATGAAACAGTTAAGGCAGAGATCGGAGGAGCCTGAGTCTGTGTTTCGTCACCGTGGGAAGGGAGTGAATCGGCGCTGAGGGGTCTGAGGGTGACTCATTGCCCTCCTGGCCCATAAATAGGAGCGGGGGAGCCTGGCAGCACCTAGAGCAGACAGCGGggaccagcacagccagagccctCCTGCCACCAACACACCATGGCACTCCTCCTCCTGGCCCCGCTTGCCGTGGGGCTGCTGGCTGTCTCCTGCTGTGCAGCCCCTCTCCAGGGCAAGCCACAGGCAGTTGTCACCTTCCCGGGGGATCTGGTCAGCACCCTGCCGGATCTGCAGCTGGCGGAGGTGAGGGGAGCGTGGCCCCGTggtcccctcccagcacccaggATCTCAAGGGGCTCCCGGGATGGCAGCGAGGGGATGCAGGCAGAGCCTGAGAGCTGCCTCTCTCCTTGAGCCCTGGGAGGTGCCCAGGCTGGGATGGGTGCCTGAGGGTACCGGAGCTTGCTCACCCTTGGGCCACCTTTGCTCCCCAGCGCTACCTGCTGCAGTTTGGCTACACCACGGAGGCGGAGGCAAAGACCGGCAGCAGGCACGTGTCCCTGGGCAAGGCGCTGCGCAAGATGCAGAAGCAGCTGGGCCTGGAGGAGACGGGGGAGCTGGATGCTGCCACGCTGGAGGCCATGCGAGCTCCCCGCTGTGGTGTCCCTGATGTGGGAACTTTCCTCACCTTTGAGGGGGACCTCAAGTGGGACCACATGGACCTGACGTACCGGTGAGTCTGCCCTGGAGATGAACCCTTCTGCCTGTAGGGCGATGGTCCCAGGGGGATGGAGACAGCCTGAGGAACCAGGTGGGCAGCAGCCTCTGTTCAACCCTTGTCTGGGCttggtgctgctggcacagctgggtcTTGGTGCTACCGGGGCCACGCTGgtacagcagcagcatctgctcccTGATGCCTGGGAGAGCATCTGAGCCCCACACCGAGGGTGGTGGTGGCTGCTTTGCCCAGCCATGCCAATGCTGCTGTCTCCTCCCGGGGTTGGGGCACATCCCTGCGCAGAGCAGGGCCATTCCTGCATGAGGAGGGGACCTGGCAGCACTGATCCACTGCATCCCTGGCAGGGTGATTAACTACTCCCCTGACCTGGACCGTGCCATGATCGATGATGCCTTCAGGCGAGCGTTCCAAGTGTGGAGCGATGTGACCCCCCTCACCTTCACCCAGATATACAGTGGCGAGGCAGACATCATGATCATGTTTGGCACCCAAGGTGATGTtctgtgggcaggcagggagcgAGAAGGGGGCTGGTGATACATCTTTCCTGTGGGATCCTTGTCCCAAATCTCTTCGCAGAGGGTCCCTCTGCCCCCACATGTGCCAGCAGGGCTCGGCGGTCTGTGTGCACACTGGGGGCATGAGGGCTCCTCTGGCAAGGCCAGCTCTGAGAGTGcttttccctgcagagcacGGGGACGGATACCCCTTTGATGGCAAGGACGGGCTCCTGGCCCATGCTTTTCCCCCGGGCCGGGGCATCCAGGGTGATGCCCACTTTGATGATGACGAATTCTGGACGCTGGGAAATGGCTTAGGTAAGGGCAGGGTGTGGTGGGTTGGGGGGTCTGATGGCATCAGCCCCAGGCCTGGCATTGAGCTGCCCCTCTCTGAGCAGTGGTGAAGACCCGTCATGGGAATGCCAACGGTGCCGAATGCCACTTCCCCTTCATCTTCGAGGGCCAGTCCTACTCCCAGTGCACCACGGAGGGGCGCAAGGATGGGCTGCCCTGGTGTGCCACCACTGCCAACTATGACCGGGACAAGAAATACGGCTTCTGCCCCAGCGAGCGTGAGTAGCAGTTTGgccacagcccctgcccagccccgcAGTGCCCGGGGCCCTCCTCACTCCCCCTTGCCCCACAGTCCTCTACACCAACGACGGCAACAGTGATGGGGCCCCCTGTGTCTTCCCCTTCATCTTTGACGGCACTTCCTACGATACCTGCACCACGGACGGGCGCTCCGACGGCTACCGCTGGTGTGCCACCACCGCCAACTTCGACCAGGACAAGAAATACGGCTTCTGCCCCAACCGAGGTGCCAGCGGGGTGGGACAGGGGGGCACGCAGGGTGGGCACATGAGGGATCTCTGGGCTGTCAGTGTGGCTGGGGCCAGCCCCACTGACACTGCACTGCAGACACGGCGGTGATCGGCGGCAACTCCCAGGGGGACCCGTGTGTCTTCCCCTTCACCTTCCTGGGGCAGTCCTACAGCGCCTGCACCAGCCAGGGCCGGCAGGATGGCAAGCTCTGGTGTGCCACCACCAGCAACTATGACACCGACAAGAAGTGGGGATTCTGCCCTGACAGAGGTACTGTCCCCCGTGCCTGTTCTCCTCTTTGTGCCCCCCAGATCCACGCTGTGCCACCGCACTCACTGTGGGTCCTGTGGTCTCTGGATGGCACATCCTGTCCCATTGTGCCCTGCTGGGCGCTGAGGCTGATGCTTTCCCCCAGGTTACAGCATCTTCCTGGTGGCTGCCCATGAGTTCGGGCACTCGCTGGGGCTGGACCACTCCAGCGTGCGCGAGGCCCTGATGTACCCCATGTACAGTTACATCCAGGACTTCCACCTGCACCCTGATGATGTCCAGGGCATCCAGTACCTCTATGGTGAGCCACAGCTGGGCACATTGTGGGGCCCACAGCACGAGGCTGACCCCAGCCTCACAGCCTGCCCTGTATTTGCCCAGGTCGTGGCTCTGGCCCTAAGCCCACTGCACCTGCCCCCACTGAGGAGCCCCAGCCTCTGCCCACGCAGGAGCCCCAGCCAGTGCCCACAGAggagccccagcccctgcccacggAGGCTGGCAGCACCTCCAccactgaggaggaggaggaggagacaccAGAGCCCACAGCTGTGCCCATTCCTGTGGATCCCAGCCAGGATGCCTGCATGGAGAGGAACTTTGATGCTATCACAGAGATCAACGGGGAGCTGTATTTCTTCAAGGATgggtgagcagcagcacctggcacCTCCTTCCCTGGCCAGTGCTGGGGTGATGAAGGGATatgggggagcagggggctgtgctgggggtgtgAGGGGACATTGGGCTGTGCCAGACTGGGGTGATCAGGATGGCTAACCTTCCCCACTAGGAAATACTGGACCCACTCACCCTTCTGGAAATCGGGCATCCAGGGTGCCTTCTCTGTTGCTGACACCTGGCCTGGCCTCCCGGCCACCATTGATGCCGTTTTCCAGGACTTGCTCACCAAGAGAGTCTTCTTTTTTGCTGGTGAGCTCTGCCCCTGCCGCTCTTGGCCCCAGTGTCACTTGCAGCCGGGGTTCCCCCAGGGCCAGCTGACACCTCCACTTATCTCCCACCACAGGTCGACAGTTCTGGGTGTTTTCTGGGAAGACTATGCTGGGCCCCCGAGGGATCGAGAAGCTGGGTATAGGGAAGGAAGCCGGCCGCATCTCGGGGGCCCTGCAGCGGGGCCGCGGCAAAGTGCTGCTCTTCAGCGGGGAGAACTACTGGAGGTGAGCAGGaccagagagcagcagtgcctgcccATGCCCCTGGcaaggggctgggaggggggttCCCAGCAGCCttgagcacagctctgctctcccacaggCTGGATGTGAAGGTCCAGAGGGTGGATAAGGGCTACCCCCGTGCCATCGATGACGTTTTCACTGGTGTCCCCCTTGATTCACACAACGTGTTCCTCTACCAAGGTGAGTGGAACCTGGTGGGTGGGTGCCATGTGGACACCCCCAGGCTGCCCGAAGCCTCCTGTGGGCAGGGATTGCATTGCCCTGATCCTGGACTCAGGGTGCTTGGGTGTGGGGAATGGCCTTGGGGTAGGGCACGCCATCAGCTCCAGAGGGTCCTTGCAGTGGGGCTGGCAGGAAACCCAGCAAGGTACAGGGTGCCAGGTGCCTCTGCTGCTCGGACAGCCACTGGGATGGGTCCCCACATGGCCAGCCCCCCTCTGACCCTCCattccctctgccccctccttGCCCAGACAAGTACCACTTTTGCCGGGGCGACTTCTACTGGAGGATGACACCGCGCTACCAGGTGGACCGGGTGGGCTACGTCAAGTATGACAtcctgcagtgtccccagcaCTGAGGGCCCGAccagctgctggctcagccggcgctgctccctgcccaccaCTCCCAACCCGCGGGCTCCCATTTCACAGGCTGACCCCTGGGGGCCTCCTGGCTGTGGCCAaccccagctgaggagggggcTTCACC is part of the Chiroxiphia lanceolata isolate bChiLan1 chromosome 17, bChiLan1.pri, whole genome shotgun sequence genome and encodes:
- the MMP9 gene encoding matrix metalloproteinase-9, with the translated sequence MALLLLAPLAVGLLAVSCCAAPLQGKPQAVVTFPGDLVSTLPDLQLAERYLLQFGYTTEAEAKTGSRHVSLGKALRKMQKQLGLEETGELDAATLEAMRAPRCGVPDVGTFLTFEGDLKWDHMDLTYRVINYSPDLDRAMIDDAFRRAFQVWSDVTPLTFTQIYSGEADIMIMFGTQEHGDGYPFDGKDGLLAHAFPPGRGIQGDAHFDDDEFWTLGNGLVVKTRHGNANGAECHFPFIFEGQSYSQCTTEGRKDGLPWCATTANYDRDKKYGFCPSELLYTNDGNSDGAPCVFPFIFDGTSYDTCTTDGRSDGYRWCATTANFDQDKKYGFCPNRDTAVIGGNSQGDPCVFPFTFLGQSYSACTSQGRQDGKLWCATTSNYDTDKKWGFCPDRGYSIFLVAAHEFGHSLGLDHSSVREALMYPMYSYIQDFHLHPDDVQGIQYLYGRGSGPKPTAPAPTEEPQPLPTQEPQPVPTEEPQPLPTEAGSTSTTEEEEEETPEPTAVPIPVDPSQDACMERNFDAITEINGELYFFKDGKYWTHSPFWKSGIQGAFSVADTWPGLPATIDAVFQDLLTKRVFFFAGRQFWVFSGKTMLGPRGIEKLGIGKEAGRISGALQRGRGKVLLFSGENYWRLDVKVQRVDKGYPRAIDDVFTGVPLDSHNVFLYQDKYHFCRGDFYWRMTPRYQVDRVGYVKYDILQCPQH